One Paenisporosarcina sp. FSL H8-0542 genomic region harbors:
- the pyrF gene encoding orotidine-5'-phosphate decarboxylase yields the protein MNNQNPIIALDFSTKNEVIHFLKPFDDKLFVKVGMELYLQEGPSIVTDLKGMGHDVFLDLKLHDIPNTVKSAMRGLAKLGADMVNVHAAGGLQMMESALEGLEAGTATGKQRPLLIGVTQLTSTSEQQMINEQKINLTLQESVRHYASLSKQAGLDGVVCSVLEAADIKRVCGDDFLRVTPGIRLTDGSEHDQIRIATPDVACKEGSSLIVVGRAITQSENPVETYHLVKQQWEVLQ from the coding sequence ATGAACAATCAAAACCCTATAATAGCGCTTGATTTTTCAACAAAAAATGAGGTCATCCACTTTTTGAAGCCGTTCGATGATAAACTGTTTGTCAAAGTTGGCATGGAACTTTATTTACAAGAAGGACCATCGATCGTAACGGACTTAAAAGGAATGGGACACGACGTTTTCCTGGATTTGAAACTGCACGATATTCCGAATACAGTCAAATCCGCCATGCGCGGTCTTGCTAAGCTTGGTGCAGATATGGTGAACGTCCATGCAGCAGGTGGGTTGCAAATGATGGAGAGTGCATTAGAAGGACTAGAAGCGGGAACTGCAACAGGAAAACAACGACCATTACTTATCGGGGTTACACAATTGACCTCAACAAGCGAACAGCAAATGATAAATGAACAGAAAATCAATTTAACTTTACAGGAATCTGTTCGGCATTATGCAAGCCTTTCAAAACAGGCAGGTCTCGATGGAGTCGTTTGTTCGGTATTGGAAGCGGCAGACATTAAACGAGTTTGCGGGGATGACTTCTTGCGAGTAACACCGGGAATACGATTGACGGATGGTTCAGAACATGACCAAATTCGTATCGCGACACCTGATGTGGCATGTAAAGAAGGTTCTTCCTTGATTGTAGTAGGCCGAGCCATCACTCAATCGGAAAATCCAGTAGAGACATATCATTTGGTGAAACAACAATGGGAGGTTTTACAATGA
- the priA gene encoding primosomal protein N' → MYAEVIVDVAAYPIDRPFDYVVPEKFQDLIESGSRVKVPFGNRQVLGFVTALKSDTDVPAEKQKPIGELLDIEPILTQEMLEMTKWLKRHTLCYEIDALQVMLPSALRAKYEKIVRIVDHHAELPQSVQALFQQKDQVELKVDEPKELLALIKKLVKEDILALETSVKQKTAVKKVRMIHIESDMERLNLIYDSISNQAKKQKDVVKWMMDHAGERIVSADLLKRLSTTNAVLQAVLEKGAASMQMEEIYRDPYADRTINVTTKLALTNEQHLALSEIIHSYDEQDARTFLLHGITGSGKTEVYLQAIERSLMDDKEAIVLVPEISLTPQMTNRFKERFGSLVAVLHSGLSTGEKYDEWRKIKRGEVKVVVGARSAIFAPFQNVGIIILDEEHEGTYKQDDSPRYHARDVAIWRSEYHKCPVILGSATPSLESFARAKKGNYALLTLANRPKEQALPEVSVVDMREQLKNGNRSMFSLELAEAINVRLDKQEQMVLFLNRRGHSSFVLCRDCGTVVECPNCDISMTYHRHQEKIKCHYCGEESQVPTTCPECSSEHIRFFGTGTQKVEEEIARLFPTARVLRMDVDTTRKKGSHEHILNLFGEGKADILLGTQMIAKGLDFPNITLVGVLSADTTLHLADFRAAEKTFQLLTQVSGRAGRHDKAGEVIVQTYTPEHYAIQFAQQHDFVPFYNQEMMNRKQFLYPPFTYVVLIQITHEDVLMTAEYAHKTANWLRDNLSPQSEIIGPTASSISRLQNRYRYQCLIKYKKEPTLPEVLQQLTRIYRTDWIKKGILMSIDLNPSSIM, encoded by the coding sequence ATGTACGCTGAAGTCATTGTTGACGTAGCGGCTTATCCCATTGATCGACCATTTGATTACGTGGTCCCTGAAAAGTTTCAAGACCTGATTGAAAGTGGCAGTCGGGTTAAAGTTCCTTTTGGCAATCGGCAAGTTCTTGGATTTGTTACGGCACTAAAAAGTGACACGGATGTCCCTGCTGAAAAACAAAAACCGATTGGTGAACTGCTCGATATTGAACCGATATTGACGCAGGAAATGCTCGAAATGACAAAATGGTTGAAACGACATACTTTATGTTACGAAATTGATGCCCTTCAAGTCATGTTGCCTTCGGCGTTACGTGCGAAGTATGAAAAGATAGTGCGAATTGTTGATCATCATGCGGAGCTTCCGCAAAGTGTACAAGCCTTGTTTCAGCAAAAAGACCAAGTAGAGTTAAAAGTAGATGAACCGAAAGAATTGCTTGCACTCATCAAAAAATTGGTGAAGGAAGACATTTTGGCACTGGAAACATCGGTCAAACAAAAAACTGCCGTAAAAAAAGTAAGAATGATTCACATCGAATCTGATATGGAACGTTTGAACCTGATTTATGACAGCATTTCCAACCAAGCCAAGAAGCAAAAAGATGTTGTCAAATGGATGATGGATCATGCAGGAGAACGAATTGTCTCAGCAGATTTATTGAAACGTCTCAGTACGACAAATGCGGTCTTACAAGCGGTTTTAGAAAAAGGCGCAGCATCAATGCAAATGGAAGAAATCTACCGGGATCCGTATGCGGACAGAACGATAAATGTAACAACAAAACTTGCTTTAACAAATGAACAACACCTCGCACTGAGTGAAATCATCCATTCATATGACGAACAGGATGCTAGAACTTTTCTTCTTCATGGCATTACGGGCAGTGGCAAGACAGAAGTCTATTTACAGGCGATTGAGCGTTCATTGATGGACGATAAAGAAGCCATCGTTCTGGTACCTGAGATTTCACTTACGCCACAAATGACCAATCGCTTTAAAGAACGTTTTGGTTCACTTGTGGCTGTATTGCATAGTGGATTATCGACTGGGGAAAAATACGATGAATGGCGAAAAATCAAACGCGGCGAAGTAAAAGTGGTCGTGGGTGCCCGTTCAGCCATATTTGCTCCATTTCAAAATGTTGGCATCATCATTTTGGACGAGGAACATGAAGGAACTTATAAGCAGGACGATTCACCTCGTTATCATGCACGAGATGTTGCAATCTGGCGAAGTGAATATCACAAATGTCCAGTTATTTTAGGAAGTGCCACGCCGTCACTTGAGTCATTTGCACGTGCCAAAAAAGGGAATTATGCTTTGTTGACGTTGGCCAACAGACCAAAAGAACAGGCATTACCTGAAGTGTCTGTCGTCGATATGCGAGAGCAATTGAAAAACGGCAACCGCTCCATGTTTTCTCTGGAACTGGCAGAAGCGATCAATGTGAGACTGGACAAGCAGGAACAGATGGTGTTGTTCCTGAATCGTCGTGGTCACTCGTCATTTGTTCTCTGTCGGGATTGTGGTACCGTGGTAGAATGTCCAAACTGTGATATTTCCATGACCTATCATCGCCATCAGGAAAAGATTAAATGTCACTATTGTGGTGAAGAGTCCCAAGTGCCTACTACTTGTCCAGAATGCAGCAGTGAGCATATCCGATTCTTTGGAACAGGTACTCAAAAAGTAGAAGAAGAAATTGCCCGATTGTTTCCAACTGCAAGGGTACTGCGTATGGACGTGGATACCACTCGAAAAAAAGGATCACATGAACACATTCTGAATCTGTTCGGAGAAGGAAAAGCCGATATTCTGCTTGGCACGCAAATGATTGCCAAAGGTCTTGATTTCCCAAATATCACATTAGTAGGGGTCTTGTCAGCTGATACAACGCTTCATTTAGCGGATTTCAGAGCTGCCGAAAAAACGTTCCAATTATTAACCCAAGTCAGTGGAAGAGCTGGAAGGCATGATAAAGCAGGGGAAGTCATCGTGCAAACCTACACCCCCGAACACTATGCTATTCAATTCGCACAACAGCACGACTTTGTCCCATTTTACAATCAGGAAATGATGAACCGGAAACAATTTTTATATCCTCCATTCACATATGTCGTGCTGATTCAAATCACGCATGAAGATGTTTTGATGACTGCGGAATATGCACATAAAACAGCAAACTGGCTCCGTGATAATTTATCTCCGCAATCTGAAATTATTGGCCCGACGGCATCGTCTATTAGTCGTTTGCAAAATAGATATCGCTATCAATGTTTGATAAAATACAAAAAAGAACCGACGCTCCCGGAAGTATTGCAGCAATTAACGCGTATTTACCGGACGGACTGGATAAAAAAAGGGATTTTAATGTCCATTGACTTAAACCCTTCATCCATCATGTGA
- the gmk gene encoding guanylate kinase: protein MRKERGLLIVLSGPSGVGKGTVRKELFSQPDTNYEYSISMTTRKPREGEVDGVDYFFKSHEDFEQLIGEGRLLEYASYVGNYYGTPLDYVNETLDAGRDVFLEIEVQGASQVRDKVPDGLFIFLAPPSLTELQQRLVGRGTETEDVIASRILAARQELEMMNLYDYVVENDEVQLACDRVNAIVTAEHCRRERVEKRYLAMLEGEY, encoded by the coding sequence ATGCGAAAAGAACGTGGATTATTAATCGTCCTTTCAGGGCCATCAGGTGTTGGGAAAGGTACTGTGCGAAAAGAATTGTTTTCACAGCCTGACACAAATTATGAATATTCGATTTCAATGACGACAAGAAAGCCGCGTGAAGGCGAAGTCGATGGTGTCGATTATTTTTTTAAATCCCACGAGGATTTTGAACAACTAATCGGAGAAGGCCGTTTATTAGAATACGCTTCTTATGTTGGGAACTATTATGGAACTCCGTTAGATTATGTAAACGAGACATTGGATGCCGGTCGGGATGTATTTCTGGAAATTGAAGTGCAAGGTGCATCGCAAGTTCGCGATAAAGTACCAGACGGCTTATTTATTTTCCTGGCTCCACCAAGTTTAACGGAACTGCAACAACGTCTGGTAGGTCGTGGAACAGAAACAGAAGATGTGATTGCTTCACGAATTTTAGCAGCACGACAAGAACTTGAAATGATGAACTTGTACGATTATGTCGTCGAAAATGACGAAGTGCAATTGGCTTGCGATCGTGTAAATGCCATTGTCACTGCCGAACATTGCCGTCGGGAACGCGTTGAAAAAAGATACCTAGCTATGCTGGAAGGGGAATATTAA
- a CDS encoding DUF370 domain-containing protein: protein MPTLKFINIGNGSVVAVERIISILQPESAPIKRLVQEARDKGFLIDATYGKKTRAIFVMDSEHVVLSAVHAETMVTRVIDQAE, encoded by the coding sequence GTGCCAACTCTTAAGTTTATTAATATCGGAAACGGTAGTGTGGTCGCAGTTGAACGAATCATCTCCATCTTGCAGCCTGAATCTGCGCCGATTAAGCGTCTCGTTCAAGAGGCAAGGGACAAAGGGTTTTTGATTGACGCAACTTATGGTAAAAAAACCCGCGCGATATTTGTTATGGATAGTGAACATGTGGTTTTATCTGCAGTCCATGCTGAAACCATGGTGACACGTGTGATAGATCAAGCCGAATAG
- the fmt gene encoding methionyl-tRNA formyltransferase: MTSLVFMGTPEFSVPILTMLHEEGYSILAVVTQPDRPVGRKKVLTPTPVKKEALRLGLPVIQPEKLKGSPQLDEILSLQPDIVVTAAFGQLLPKEILEAPKYGCLNVHASLLPAYRGGAPIHQAVIDGQTETGVTIMYMAQKLDAGDIISQKSIPIEQSDTTGVLFEKLSVVGRDLLKETLPTIINGSNARLVQDESLVTFARNISREQERIDWKQSAQDIYNLVRGLNPWPVAYTTLKQENVKIWWGQPSQQTYSQPVGTVVELKVDRVIVQTGDKLAFEITELQPAGKKKMSAEEFLRGTGSKLQIGDQFE, from the coding sequence TTGACCTCTTTAGTATTTATGGGGACTCCAGAGTTCTCAGTACCGATTCTAACCATGCTACATGAAGAAGGCTATTCCATTTTAGCTGTTGTAACTCAGCCAGACCGTCCTGTAGGGCGTAAAAAAGTATTGACACCAACTCCTGTTAAAAAAGAAGCGTTACGTCTTGGATTACCTGTCATTCAGCCTGAAAAACTAAAAGGTTCACCACAACTAGATGAAATTCTTTCTTTACAACCGGATATTGTGGTAACGGCTGCGTTTGGTCAGTTACTTCCTAAAGAAATTCTGGAAGCACCTAAATATGGCTGTCTGAATGTACATGCTTCTTTGCTTCCTGCATATCGTGGGGGTGCTCCGATACATCAAGCTGTGATTGATGGTCAGACAGAAACAGGTGTGACCATCATGTATATGGCGCAAAAATTGGACGCTGGTGATATTATTTCACAAAAATCGATACCGATTGAACAATCCGATACAACAGGAGTTCTTTTTGAAAAATTGAGTGTCGTTGGACGTGACTTGTTAAAAGAAACATTACCGACCATTATTAATGGCTCAAATGCAAGATTGGTTCAGGATGAAAGCCTTGTGACATTTGCCCGCAATATTTCAAGAGAACAAGAACGAATTGATTGGAAACAGTCGGCACAGGACATTTATAATTTGGTACGTGGTCTTAATCCTTGGCCAGTTGCCTATACCACGTTGAAACAGGAAAACGTGAAAATATGGTGGGGTCAACCGAGTCAACAAACTTACTCGCAACCTGTAGGTACAGTCGTTGAATTGAAAGTTGATCGAGTGATTGTGCAAACAGGCGATAAACTAGCTTTTGAAATTACCGAATTACAACCAGCAGGAAAGAAAAAAATGTCTGCAGAAGAATTTCTACGAGGCACTGGTTCTAAATTACAGATTGGGGATCAGTTTGAATGA
- the def gene encoding peptide deformylase → MTIRKIVLHPNEILTTPTKEVTEFDQKLATLLDDMYETMLESDGIGIAAPQVGELLRVAIVDLGEGEDIIEMINPLVVDTEGEAIEVEGCLSFPELYGEVERPYFVQIKAQERDGTWYELEAEDYEARAILHEIDHLDGVLFDSKIIRVVDPSELETEEEELI, encoded by the coding sequence TTGACGATTCGAAAAATCGTATTACATCCAAATGAAATATTAACAACTCCAACAAAAGAAGTGACAGAGTTCGATCAGAAACTTGCAACGTTACTTGATGATATGTATGAGACCATGCTTGAGTCAGATGGCATAGGAATAGCAGCCCCACAAGTGGGAGAGTTGCTTCGCGTTGCAATTGTAGACTTAGGAGAAGGGGAAGACATCATTGAGATGATCAATCCTTTGGTAGTTGATACGGAAGGGGAAGCCATAGAAGTGGAAGGTTGCCTCAGTTTCCCAGAACTTTATGGCGAAGTTGAACGTCCATATTTCGTACAGATAAAAGCACAGGAAAGAGACGGCACGTGGTATGAACTCGAGGCTGAAGATTATGAAGCAAGAGCCATTCTACATGAAATCGATCATTTGGATGGCGTATTGTTTGATTCGAAAATAATTCGCGTCGTCGATCCATCTGAGCTTGAAACTGAGGAGGAGGAATTGATTTGA
- the coaBC gene encoding bifunctional phosphopantothenoylcysteine decarboxylase/phosphopantothenate--cysteine ligase CoaBC, which translates to MLANKKILLCVAGGIAVYKAVALVSKLSQAGADVKVIMTESATKFVQPLSFQVMSRNDVYTDTFDEKDSNVIAHINLADWADLVIVAPATANVIGKLANGLGDDMLTTTLLATTAKVWIAPAMNVHMYDHPAVKRNISTLAADGYEFIEPSEGFLACGYVGKGRLEEPEKIVALVDAFFQPKELPLIGKKVVITAGPTRERIDPVRFLTNFSSGKMGYALAEAATKLGAETVLVSGPVSLPIPSGVTVENVESAEEMLQAVLQHFDDADIVVKTAAVADYRPKFVFGQKMKKQAGDSTLELERTTDILMTLGQKKTHQLLIGFAAETNDVEMYAQGKLSKKNADYIVANDVTKEDSGFGTDTNTVVLIGKENYVQHFDNMTKKQLANKLFETVLAREKDLHYVR; encoded by the coding sequence ATGCTAGCAAACAAAAAAATCTTATTGTGCGTAGCTGGTGGTATTGCAGTTTATAAAGCTGTTGCCCTTGTTAGTAAATTGTCGCAAGCAGGAGCGGATGTCAAAGTCATCATGACCGAATCTGCCACAAAGTTTGTGCAGCCACTGAGCTTTCAAGTAATGTCTCGTAATGATGTTTATACAGATACATTTGATGAAAAAGATTCAAATGTCATCGCACATATCAACCTGGCAGATTGGGCAGATTTAGTTATCGTGGCACCTGCAACAGCGAACGTCATCGGCAAACTTGCCAATGGACTTGGTGACGATATGCTGACGACGACCCTGTTAGCTACCACCGCCAAGGTTTGGATTGCACCAGCTATGAATGTACATATGTACGATCACCCCGCAGTGAAACGAAATATTTCCACTCTAGCAGCAGATGGTTATGAATTCATTGAACCGTCAGAAGGTTTTTTGGCTTGTGGGTATGTAGGAAAAGGAAGATTGGAAGAACCAGAAAAAATCGTGGCATTGGTCGACGCATTTTTTCAGCCGAAAGAATTGCCGTTGATAGGCAAAAAAGTTGTGATTACTGCAGGTCCAACACGTGAGCGAATAGATCCAGTACGATTTTTGACTAACTTTTCCTCAGGGAAAATGGGCTATGCGCTGGCTGAAGCGGCGACAAAACTTGGAGCGGAAACGGTTCTTGTCTCTGGTCCCGTTTCATTGCCAATTCCTTCAGGGGTAACTGTTGAGAATGTGGAAAGTGCAGAAGAAATGCTGCAAGCCGTGTTACAGCATTTTGATGATGCTGATATTGTCGTGAAAACGGCAGCTGTCGCAGATTATCGTCCAAAGTTCGTATTTGGGCAAAAAATGAAGAAACAAGCTGGTGACTCTACCTTAGAACTTGAACGCACTACCGATATCCTCATGACACTTGGGCAAAAGAAAACGCATCAACTGTTGATCGGTTTCGCTGCTGAAACAAACGATGTCGAGATGTATGCACAAGGAAAACTTTCAAAGAAAAATGCGGATTATATTGTAGCTAATGATGTTACAAAAGAGGATAGCGGTTTTGGGACAGACACCAATACTGTTGTGCTGATTGGCAAAGAAAATTATGTCCAGCATTTTGACAATATGACGAAAAAACAATTGGCTAATAAATTGTTCGAGACCGTTTTGGCCCGTGAGAAAGATTTACATTATGTACGCTGA
- a CDS encoding NFACT RNA binding domain-containing protein yields MAFDGLFTKAMTHELQQLVSGRISKIHQPNSQEIVLHIRAAGKNSRLLISIHPSYSRIHVTNEAIDNPSEPPMFCMLLRKHLEGGFISSISQLEMDRVIILRVESKNEIGDDMVRELHIEIMGRHSNVILVDPERNLILDSLKHLSPSVNSYRTILPGQPHIAPPKQDKVNPYEVDESLLNELLDTDDVSKAVLSQLAGFSPLQAKELAYRLADSNESKYEVYRKFLDEFDNAQPKGTYVESGNKAIFSSVDLSHIEGNQVHYDSLGLLLDKVYFARAERDRVKQQAGDLERWLQNELDKLKLKMKKLAKEKSNAEKLETFQLHGELLMANLYTFEKGMTEAQVINYYDEENAVITIPLSLRKTPVENAQSFFTKYNKAKTALLKTQQQMDKTKDDIDYLEMLQQQVMQASPQDIEEIREELAEQGWMKARISKKKKKVVKPTPENFVSSTGLPISVGKNNKQNDYLTFKIANKSQTWFHTKDIPGSHVVIHDNEPDETSILEAARLAAYFSKARDSSSVPVDYTEVRHVKKPNGSKPGFVIYFEQKTVFVTPSEDLVRNLRK; encoded by the coding sequence ATGGCATTTGATGGCTTATTTACAAAAGCAATGACGCACGAACTTCAACAATTGGTATCCGGAAGAATTTCGAAAATACACCAACCTAACTCACAAGAAATTGTGTTGCATATCCGTGCGGCCGGAAAAAACAGCCGCTTACTTATTTCCATCCACCCTTCCTACTCACGCATTCATGTTACGAATGAAGCGATTGATAACCCTTCAGAACCACCAATGTTTTGCATGTTATTACGAAAACATCTGGAAGGTGGATTCATTTCATCCATTTCCCAACTTGAAATGGATCGCGTGATTATTTTGCGTGTAGAAAGTAAAAATGAAATTGGGGACGACATGGTACGGGAACTCCATATCGAAATCATGGGCCGACACAGCAATGTCATTTTGGTGGATCCTGAACGAAATCTAATTTTGGACAGTTTAAAACATCTATCGCCTTCTGTGAACAGCTATAGAACGATTTTGCCAGGTCAACCACATATCGCACCACCGAAACAAGATAAAGTGAACCCATATGAAGTGGACGAATCATTGTTGAACGAATTGCTGGATACAGACGATGTTTCCAAAGCCGTTCTGTCTCAGCTTGCTGGCTTTTCTCCACTGCAGGCAAAAGAACTTGCTTATCGTCTAGCTGACAGCAACGAATCCAAATATGAAGTGTATCGCAAATTCCTCGATGAATTTGATAATGCTCAACCTAAAGGTACGTATGTGGAAAGTGGCAATAAAGCCATTTTCTCAAGTGTTGATCTTTCACACATCGAAGGCAACCAAGTACACTATGATTCGCTTGGTTTATTGCTAGATAAAGTGTACTTTGCACGCGCAGAACGTGATCGAGTAAAACAGCAAGCAGGCGATTTGGAACGCTGGTTGCAAAATGAACTCGACAAGTTGAAATTAAAAATGAAGAAACTCGCGAAAGAAAAATCAAACGCAGAAAAACTGGAAACGTTCCAACTCCATGGCGAACTTTTGATGGCCAACCTCTATACGTTCGAAAAAGGAATGACCGAAGCTCAAGTGATAAATTATTACGATGAAGAGAATGCCGTCATCACCATCCCATTGAGCCTTAGAAAAACGCCGGTTGAAAATGCACAAAGTTTTTTCACAAAATACAACAAAGCCAAAACCGCTTTATTGAAAACGCAACAACAAATGGATAAAACCAAAGACGATATCGATTATTTGGAAATGCTGCAACAACAAGTCATGCAAGCATCTCCACAGGATATTGAAGAGATTCGCGAAGAACTTGCCGAACAAGGCTGGATGAAAGCCCGCATTTCGAAAAAGAAAAAGAAAGTCGTGAAACCAACACCTGAAAATTTCGTATCCTCTACAGGATTGCCAATTTCGGTAGGAAAAAATAACAAGCAAAATGATTATTTAACATTTAAAATCGCTAATAAATCACAAACTTGGTTCCATACAAAAGATATTCCTGGATCCCATGTCGTCATTCATGACAATGAACCGGATGAAACGTCGATTTTGGAAGCAGCGAGACTGGCAGCTTATTTCAGTAAAGCACGTGACTCTTCTTCCGTGCCGGTGGATTATACAGAAGTACGCCATGTAAAAAAACCGAATGGCTCAAAACCCGGATTCGTTATTTATTTTGAACAAAAGACGGTTTTTGTGACACCAAGTGAAGATTTAGTGAGGAACCTTCGAAAATAA
- the pyrE gene encoding orotate phosphoribosyltransferase, translating to MKSQQHEIAGALLSIGAVELRPQDPFTWTSGISSPIYCDNRLTMSSPTVRKQIAEALAANIREFFPQTEVVAGTATAGIPHAAWVSDALNLPMVYVRSKAKEHGRGNQIEGKIVPGQKVIVVEDLISTGGSSIEAVRALEQQGCEVLGVVCIFTYHLKRADELFDEAGIPYVSLTNFDALIEEATLAKQIADDDKPKLMEWHEKLKYGKL from the coding sequence ATGAAAAGTCAGCAACATGAAATAGCAGGAGCATTATTGTCGATAGGTGCTGTGGAATTACGACCTCAAGATCCATTTACATGGACTTCTGGAATATCTTCACCGATTTATTGTGACAACCGTTTGACCATGTCGAGTCCAACTGTACGTAAACAAATTGCCGAAGCTTTAGCGGCAAATATCCGTGAGTTTTTCCCACAAACAGAAGTAGTAGCTGGGACGGCGACAGCGGGCATTCCACACGCTGCGTGGGTAAGTGATGCCCTTAATTTGCCTATGGTCTATGTTCGTTCAAAAGCAAAAGAGCATGGACGTGGCAATCAAATTGAAGGAAAAATTGTACCTGGCCAAAAAGTGATTGTCGTTGAAGATTTGATTTCGACAGGTGGTAGCAGCATCGAGGCCGTTCGTGCGCTGGAACAGCAAGGTTGCGAAGTTCTGGGTGTGGTGTGTATTTTTACTTATCATTTAAAACGAGCGGACGAATTATTTGATGAAGCAGGAATTCCATATGTCAGCTTAACAAACTTTGATGCATTAATCGAAGAGGCAACACTTGCGAAGCAAATCGCTGACGATGACAAACCTAAGCTGATGGAGTGGCACGAAAAACTGAAATATGGGAAGCTATAA
- the rsmB gene encoding 16S rRNA (cytosine(967)-C(5))-methyltransferase RsmB — MSSKSYRMWNGNVRDAALSILMAIEKNQAYSNLLLHQTIEKYDIEPKDRGLLTEITYGTLQHKMTLDYYLQPFIKGKLDDWVRQLLRLSLYQIHYLDRIPNHAAVNEAVEIAKKRSHKGTAGLVNGILRGILRQGVRSTEDIADPIERLSIEASHPLWLIERWVKQFGFEQAETMAFENNIPPALTVRVNTTRISVDEAIDMLLDEGIVAHQSEVIPECLHIEKGQVAKTKAYQYGAVSIQDESSMIPTYALQIEPGQRVLDMCAAPGGKSMHIAEKLNGQGSLVSVDLHPHKVKLIADQATRLGFENVETRTWDSRELTNEYEEQSFDRILVDAPCSGLGVIRRKPDIKYTKKQEDFASLHNIQIRLLDEAYKLIKPNGLIVYSTCTIDEVENNGTVQEFLANHTDMMLDELNVLPEAYHHLTSNGMIHIFPQDFNSDGFFVAAFRKKELSSKEVK, encoded by the coding sequence ATGAGCTCAAAAAGTTATAGAATGTGGAACGGAAATGTACGCGATGCCGCATTATCAATCTTGATGGCAATTGAAAAAAATCAAGCGTACAGTAATTTGTTACTTCATCAGACCATAGAAAAATATGATATTGAACCAAAAGACCGTGGGTTATTAACGGAAATTACTTATGGTACGCTGCAACACAAGATGACGCTTGATTACTATCTACAACCGTTCATCAAAGGAAAGCTGGATGATTGGGTTCGCCAGTTATTAAGACTTTCACTTTATCAAATTCATTATTTGGACCGAATTCCGAATCATGCTGCTGTCAATGAAGCTGTTGAAATTGCCAAGAAACGCAGTCACAAAGGGACAGCTGGATTGGTTAATGGCATTTTAAGAGGCATTCTACGACAAGGAGTTCGCTCGACTGAGGATATTGCGGATCCAATTGAACGACTATCAATTGAAGCAAGTCATCCATTATGGCTCATTGAACGATGGGTGAAACAATTTGGTTTCGAACAAGCTGAGACAATGGCTTTTGAAAACAATATTCCTCCTGCACTTACCGTTCGCGTCAACACCACACGCATTTCAGTGGATGAGGCAATTGATATGTTGCTTGACGAAGGAATTGTAGCACACCAAAGCGAAGTGATACCTGAATGCTTGCACATTGAAAAAGGGCAAGTTGCCAAAACGAAAGCTTATCAATATGGTGCTGTTTCAATTCAAGATGAAAGTTCCATGATCCCTACTTATGCACTTCAGATTGAACCAGGGCAAAGAGTTTTGGATATGTGTGCGGCTCCTGGTGGAAAATCAATGCATATCGCTGAAAAGTTGAACGGTCAAGGATCTCTGGTATCTGTGGATTTGCATCCACATAAAGTAAAACTTATAGCCGATCAAGCTACAAGACTAGGTTTTGAAAACGTTGAAACCCGTACATGGGACAGCCGTGAACTGACAAATGAATATGAAGAACAATCGTTTGACCGAATACTTGTCGATGCTCCGTGCAGTGGCTTGGGTGTCATCCGTCGAAAACCCGATATTAAGTATACAAAGAAGCAGGAAGATTTTGCTTCATTGCATAATATCCAGATTCGATTACTTGATGAAGCGTACAAGTTAATCAAACCAAACGGACTGATCGTCTACAGTACATGTACCATTGATGAGGTTGAAAATAATGGAACTGTTCAAGAATTTCTTGCAAACCATACAGACATGATGCTGGATGAACTGAATGTATTACCAGAAGCCTATCATCACCTGACAAGCAATGGTATGATTCATATTTTCCCTCAGGATTTCAATAGCGATGGTTTCTTTGTTGCCGCTTTTCGGAAAAAAGAGTTATCTTCAAAAGAAGTGAAATAA
- the rpoZ gene encoding DNA-directed RNA polymerase subunit omega: MLYPSVDSLKSKIDSKYSLVSLASKRARQLQEEGGERLESYVSLKYVGRALEEVASGALTKEVQDEATIYEDEI; encoded by the coding sequence ATGTTATATCCATCAGTTGATTCATTAAAAAGCAAAATCGATTCAAAATACTCACTAGTGAGTTTGGCTTCAAAACGTGCTCGCCAATTACAAGAAGAAGGCGGAGAGCGTCTTGAGTCGTATGTGTCCTTGAAGTATGTAGGCAGAGCATTGGAAGAAGTGGCATCAGGCGCTTTAACAAAAGAAGTTCAAGACGAAGCAACTATTTACGAAGACGAAATTTAA